A stretch of Carnobacteriaceae bacterium zg-C25 DNA encodes these proteins:
- a CDS encoding YigZ family protein, producing MKSYKQIARDGEAEIVIKGSRFICALKRVENEDEAKLFIAEKKKEHKKATHNCSAFLIGDNDTVQRAHDDGEPSGTAGVPMLEVLKKNELHYIVAVVTRYFGGTKLGAGGLIRAYSSSVSYALNALGIIMHTQEYLYDVSIPYTDSGRFDYFLSQSAYRHLDTVYTDTVTYRIGVLPHQKETFNFDIQELFHNTITATLVDTHYIDLPIESEDVPLDDALFND from the coding sequence ATGAAAAGTTATAAACAGATTGCACGAGATGGTGAAGCTGAGATCGTGATTAAAGGATCTCGTTTTATTTGTGCTTTAAAGCGCGTTGAAAATGAAGACGAGGCCAAACTTTTTATTGCGGAAAAGAAAAAAGAGCATAAAAAGGCTACGCATAATTGTTCGGCATTTCTCATTGGTGATAACGATACCGTACAAAGAGCACACGATGATGGTGAACCAAGTGGAACGGCGGGTGTGCCCATGTTAGAAGTTCTCAAAAAAAATGAATTGCACTACATTGTTGCTGTTGTTACACGTTATTTTGGAGGGACGAAATTAGGTGCTGGTGGCTTAATTCGTGCTTACTCATCTAGTGTGTCGTATGCCTTAAATGCGTTAGGCATTATTATGCATACACAAGAATATCTATATGACGTATCAATTCCTTATACGGATAGTGGACGTTTCGACTATTTTCTAAGTCAATCAGCTTATCGTCATTTGGATACGGTCTATACCGATACCGTAACGTATCGTATCGGCGTACTCCCTCATCAAAAAGAGACATTTAACTTTGATATTCAAGAACTTTTTCACAACACGATTACCGCAACACTAGTTGACACACACTACATTGATTTACCAATTGAAAGTGAAGACGTTCCGTTAGATGATGCACTATTTAACGACTAA
- a CDS encoding ECF transporter S component, with protein sequence MKQQTTKNLVFTALFAALVFLATTFFKIEVAPRTMVHMGNAMVVVSFLVLGTKYGMIASVIGLGVFDIANGYLSSIHFVILETILVVGVIGLVFNKMKRNDSFFNVVTLGVIAGLVKIIAIFIRRYITFLLTVGNDTVLALTLARMYNTFITAIVTVIAVPILYFAIKPMIERIKKY encoded by the coding sequence ATGAAACAACAGACAACAAAAAATTTAGTTTTCACAGCTTTATTTGCTGCTCTAGTTTTTTTAGCAACGACATTTTTTAAAATTGAAGTGGCACCACGTACGATGGTACACATGGGCAATGCAATGGTCGTTGTTAGTTTTTTAGTGCTTGGTACAAAATACGGCATGATTGCTTCTGTGATTGGATTAGGTGTTTTTGACATCGCTAACGGGTATTTGAGTTCAATTCACTTTGTCATACTTGAGACGATTCTTGTAGTAGGTGTTATCGGACTTGTTTTTAACAAAATGAAACGTAATGATTCGTTTTTTAACGTGGTTACGTTAGGTGTTATTGCCGGTCTGGTCAAAATTATAGCCATTTTTATTCGTCGCTACATTACATTTTTACTCACAGTAGGAAATGATACGGTTTTAGCATTGACATTAGCGCGCATGTACAATACCTTCATCACCGCCATTGTTACCGTTATCGCCGTACCCATTTTATATTTCGCCATTAAACCAATGATTGAGCGAATTAAGAAATACTAA
- the trmL gene encoding tRNA (uridine(34)/cytosine(34)/5-carboxymethylaminomethyluridine(34)-2'-O)-methyltransferase TrmL, translating to MTNHIVLFEPLIPANTGNIARTCAATNTVLHLIEPLGFSTDDKQLKRAGLDYWHDVEIVYHKNLDAFLEFAKDKPFYLVTKFADHIYSDVNYTTEEDVYLMFGKETTGLPEELMQRYKERCIRVPMNDEHVRSLNLSNTAALVIYEVLRQQSFPNLELTHRYETTKAKNLGW from the coding sequence ATGACAAATCATATTGTTCTTTTTGAACCCTTGATTCCGGCAAACACTGGAAATATTGCACGCACGTGTGCAGCGACAAATACCGTATTACATCTGATTGAACCACTTGGGTTTTCAACCGATGACAAACAACTCAAACGTGCCGGGTTAGACTATTGGCACGATGTCGAAATTGTCTATCACAAAAATTTAGACGCTTTTTTGGAGTTTGCAAAAGATAAGCCATTTTATTTAGTGACAAAATTTGCTGATCACATTTATAGTGACGTCAATTATACAACCGAAGAAGATGTGTATTTAATGTTTGGAAAAGAAACAACGGGCTTGCCTGAAGAGTTGATGCAAAGATATAAAGAAAGATGTATTCGTGTACCCATGAACGATGAACATGTCCGTTCATTGAATTTATCCAACACTGCAGCTTTAGTGATTTATGAAGTGTTGCGCCAACAAAGTTTTCCAAATTTAGAGTTAACACATCGTTATGAAACGACTAAAGCTAAAAATTTAGGGTGGTAA
- a CDS encoding Gfo/Idh/MocA family oxidoreductase, which produces MFKIGVIGTSQIAHSSVQAFQNTKRGILKRVYSRQKETGDVFASEYDDVQVDANLDDFLNATDIDIVYIASPNTFHFEQAKKALCAKKHVVVEKPAVVTMKQWKTLNRLAKENHVMLFEAIRHVYEPNFQKVAEFISHQHIDGAVLQFGQYSRRMDDLHKGIVQNIFKVEMSAGVLMDLGVYVLHSAFHWFGIPNDVSYFPIKWTNGIDVQGDLLLKYDGFNVSGHISKRTISLANSEIYVQNKTLCIDSVDHVKKIEWHENDDCQILSEEAPRYRMQSQWNHFFDCLEEKADALTYYQKVHQITGEVIRCMEQCRQKNEIIFSADKDKE; this is translated from the coding sequence ATGTTTAAAATTGGTGTTATCGGGACAAGTCAAATCGCTCACAGTAGTGTACAAGCATTTCAAAATACAAAAAGAGGCATTTTGAAACGTGTGTATAGTCGTCAAAAAGAAACAGGCGACGTGTTTGCTAGTGAGTATGACGATGTACAAGTTGATGCAAATTTAGATGATTTTTTAAATGCTACAGATATTGATATTGTCTACATCGCTTCTCCAAATACATTCCATTTTGAACAAGCCAAAAAAGCACTGTGTGCTAAAAAGCATGTTGTCGTTGAAAAGCCAGCCGTTGTCACGATGAAGCAATGGAAAACGTTAAATCGATTAGCCAAAGAAAATCACGTCATGTTATTTGAAGCCATTCGACACGTATACGAGCCAAACTTTCAAAAAGTAGCTGAATTTATCTCTCATCAGCATATCGACGGAGCGGTGTTGCAGTTTGGTCAATACTCGCGACGCATGGACGATTTGCATAAAGGCATCGTTCAAAATATTTTTAAAGTTGAAATGAGTGCGGGCGTTCTTATGGACCTTGGTGTGTATGTGTTGCACAGTGCATTTCATTGGTTTGGCATACCAAATGACGTTAGTTATTTTCCAATTAAATGGACAAATGGTATTGATGTCCAAGGTGATTTGCTTTTAAAATATGACGGGTTTAATGTCAGTGGGCATATCAGTAAACGAACAATCTCATTGGCAAATAGTGAAATCTACGTCCAAAATAAAACGCTTTGCATTGATAGTGTCGATCATGTCAAAAAAATTGAATGGCATGAAAACGATGACTGTCAAATACTAAGTGAGGAAGCACCACGCTACCGCATGCAAAGTCAATGGAATCATTTTTTCGACTGTCTAGAAGAAAAAGCGGATGCGTTGACGTACTATCAAAAAGTACACCAAATAACAGGCGAAGTGATTCGTTGTATGGAACAATGTAGACAAAAAAATGAAATCATATTTTCAGCAGATAAAGATAAAGAATAA
- a CDS encoding DEAD/DEAH box helicase, whose product MNLQLNETLMARWEKAGFEKPTAIQKDVFQKIIDKQHVVAVSPTGTGKTLAYVLPLLTQIKANGELQLLVLAPSQELAQQIATVIREWSDVKVQAIVGGANLKRQIEGLKNKPEVIVATPGRLKELADQSKKIKFHQLQAIVIDEADYLLSDEQLKVVREIVKKAPGQVQKLFFSATTNENLLNVEKWFGVSATFVNVKEESRTTHLYLMVDERKRLSVLKKMANHISSALVFVQNVGELAMVYEKLMYEGIKVAVLHSDMHHIERKKAIEQLKKKEITYLLTTDVASRGIDVDSLEMVIQYNIPREQDIYMHRSGRTGRMGNQGVVLSLVNEYTLKDLKRIVPKSIQLSETQLQKGQLK is encoded by the coding sequence ATGAACCTTCAATTAAACGAAACATTAATGGCACGTTGGGAAAAAGCAGGTTTTGAAAAACCAACAGCTATTCAAAAAGATGTTTTTCAAAAAATTATAGATAAGCAACACGTTGTTGCCGTATCTCCAACTGGAACAGGGAAAACGTTAGCCTATGTATTGCCATTACTCACGCAAATAAAAGCCAATGGAGAACTCCAACTACTTGTGTTGGCGCCATCTCAAGAGCTAGCGCAGCAAATCGCAACGGTTATTCGTGAGTGGAGTGATGTAAAAGTACAAGCAATCGTCGGAGGAGCCAATCTTAAACGACAAATCGAAGGGTTAAAAAACAAACCCGAAGTTATTGTGGCGACTCCAGGTCGATTAAAAGAATTAGCCGACCAAAGTAAAAAAATAAAATTCCACCAATTACAAGCCATCGTCATAGATGAAGCGGATTATTTATTAAGTGATGAACAGTTAAAAGTTGTGCGTGAAATTGTAAAAAAAGCACCCGGTCAAGTACAAAAATTATTCTTTTCGGCAACAACCAATGAAAATTTGTTAAATGTTGAAAAATGGTTTGGTGTTTCTGCTACTTTTGTTAACGTAAAAGAAGAAAGTCGCACGACACATTTATACTTAATGGTAGATGAGCGTAAACGATTAAGCGTATTGAAAAAAATGGCTAATCACATTTCTAGTGCTCTTGTGTTTGTTCAAAATGTAGGTGAATTGGCGATGGTTTATGAAAAATTGATGTATGAAGGGATTAAAGTAGCTGTTTTACACAGTGACATGCACCACATTGAACGCAAAAAAGCAATTGAACAATTAAAGAAAAAAGAAATCACCTATTTACTCACAACCGATGTAGCATCTCGCGGGATTGATGTTGATTCTTTAGAAATGGTGATACAATATAATATTCCACGAGAACAAGACATTTACATGCACCGCAGTGGTCGAACAGGGCGTATGGGAAATCAAGGTGTCGTATTGAGTCTAGTAAATGAATACACATTGAAAGATTTGAAAAGAATCGTTCCAAAATCAATTCAGTTGAGTGAAACACAATTGCAAAAAGGTCAGTTGAAATAA